The uncultured Cohaesibacter sp. genome window below encodes:
- a CDS encoding CheR family methyltransferase: MSKDAERSGASPTGAAKPSRSRRVAKRTGKPSAKASQPKGRKPDRSTATAAQKIAETSVRIVAIGASAGGLEPIEQLFEAMPTPPGLAFVIVQHLSPNFQSMMDQLIARHTKMRIVHAEDQMFIEPNVIYLNPPRTELSIKDGRLKATAYPDNDMLSLPIDAFFSSLAHEEGEQAIGIVLSGTGSDGTRGSLQIIQHGGVVIAQDPATAKFDSMPRKVIETIASAFSAKVSDMPDILKAIITGTSMPLQEKDIVEESDPEARILTILQKAYGTDFTQYKQATIHRRIQRRALLKRLSSLDDYCDALRLDKEEMDTLYCDLLIGVTEFFRDKGAFESLKTRVLPDLVGMMAPDRQLRLWVPGCATGEEPYSIAILICELAKEMGIAPNLKIFATDIHFRSLEFAANGSYSAESVSQIPETSLATYFEISDGRYKVRKSLRRHVVFSTQNLLKDPPFTKIDIISCRNLLIYFNDQAQRKVLSLFHFSLRKNGYLFLGSSETVGNLDMEFSTLDKRWRIFQKKRNTRLHEQSFLLPTATSVQDDAADGLSLRDTRSHSLEATRKERLARQALYGAYDRLLERYAPTGFLISEQGELVHVFGHAEKFLHVRKGLFSNRLSDMVVKDLRLVINAGIERALSIGHEVEFERAVQIEGLSGHKIRLTVRISKIMDIAIRSTFLLIILEEREERFPDQEIMSYISPAPEADMVYAQRIRELENELKSTEESLQTTIEELETSNEELQATNEELTASNEELQSTNEELHSVNEELYTVSAEHQRKIVELTELTDDMENLLLSTEIGTIFVDKAARIRRFTPASTKAFNLVPHDIGRPISHVTCRFNGEGFYDDILDTIKNGRQRSLEVECDGVAHLITVLPYRTEQEQVSGAVITIFEINDLKRAKEQANKEREFYKAVVDLQSDLVCRFKPDYAITFANTAFMSFFNIEPGTITRTFFHDLFVGSQREDLLQAIRELEKQGKTEWNCELPGSTNRWLLCQFSLVRDEADHTVEIQTVIHNVTESVEREKMMVDFNHIAADSSLDLDDKIRLILKRVSEVSHLPAALKLSFSNQQFIVKQMIGLDDTDIALRQAFGTPCTECGNLLGEGAVMSCSGNLMDCVKDNAQILRTYGYVSIIGSPIISNNATIGAIMFASRYPVSKFHLETYQPIIDRISDWIGYELFRRDQQEKLELLNNLFMEEEERFRKLYMETPVIMHSLDKDGTIVEANQKWLTSLGYEREEVIGHHWEEFMTEASTRYAYEVVIPEATRNKQADNILFQMRKKNGDVIDVEMSTVIVADNKGIEQTRTVLVDVSGRIRAEKELEAHNQELKIINDNLNQFTHIISHDLAGPLRAIQHTATWIEEDLEASAKDEIQEHIDRLKFQISHLGSLISDLSDYSKAGSNLQEAEELDLATSLRNMFAIIDKNRDISMEVDLLVDTIHTFRAPLMLVFRNLVENAIKYHDKDHGTVRITQEDLGKTWRFAVIDDGPGIDPRHHSKILLPFRKLERKDKIPGNGMGLALVKKAIESLGGTFTIISDPARQPGTTFRFTWPKKSAVS; the protein is encoded by the coding sequence ATGAGTAAGGATGCTGAACGCTCAGGCGCCTCTCCAACGGGAGCAGCAAAACCGTCCAGGTCCCGGCGGGTGGCAAAGCGCACCGGCAAGCCTTCCGCCAAGGCGTCGCAACCAAAGGGGCGAAAGCCTGACAGATCAACGGCCACAGCAGCACAAAAGATCGCAGAGACATCTGTCCGCATAGTAGCCATTGGCGCATCAGCAGGTGGCCTTGAGCCCATCGAGCAACTGTTTGAAGCAATGCCGACGCCCCCCGGTCTGGCCTTCGTCATCGTCCAGCATCTTTCCCCCAACTTCCAGTCGATGATGGACCAGCTGATCGCGCGCCATACAAAAATGCGCATCGTCCATGCCGAAGACCAGATGTTCATCGAACCCAATGTCATCTATCTCAACCCGCCCCGCACGGAGCTGTCGATAAAGGATGGACGGCTGAAGGCGACCGCCTATCCGGACAACGACATGTTGAGCCTGCCGATTGATGCCTTTTTCTCTTCGCTGGCCCATGAGGAGGGCGAACAGGCCATCGGGATCGTTCTGTCCGGCACCGGCTCGGACGGCACCCGTGGCAGCCTGCAGATCATCCAGCATGGTGGCGTCGTCATTGCACAGGACCCGGCAACCGCCAAATTCGATTCCATGCCGCGCAAGGTCATTGAAACGATCGCCTCTGCCTTCTCGGCAAAGGTGTCCGATATGCCGGACATTCTCAAGGCGATCATCACCGGCACCAGCATGCCGCTGCAGGAAAAGGATATCGTCGAGGAGAGCGACCCCGAAGCCCGTATTCTGACCATTCTGCAAAAGGCATACGGCACCGATTTTACCCAATACAAACAGGCCACCATCCACCGCCGGATCCAGCGACGAGCCCTGCTCAAACGCCTCTCAAGCCTTGACGACTATTGCGATGCTCTTCGCCTCGACAAGGAAGAGATGGATACGCTCTATTGCGATCTGCTAATCGGCGTGACCGAATTCTTCCGCGACAAGGGCGCGTTCGAGAGTCTCAAGACCCGGGTGCTGCCCGACCTCGTCGGAATGATGGCCCCGGACCGGCAACTCAGGCTCTGGGTGCCCGGTTGCGCCACGGGTGAGGAACCCTATTCGATCGCAATCCTCATTTGTGAGCTGGCAAAGGAAATGGGCATTGCCCCCAATCTGAAGATATTTGCAACGGACATCCATTTCCGCTCACTGGAGTTCGCAGCCAACGGGAGCTATAGCGCCGAAAGCGTCAGCCAGATTCCGGAAACGAGTCTGGCCACCTATTTCGAGATCTCGGACGGTCGCTACAAGGTCAGAAAGAGTCTCAGAAGGCACGTCGTCTTTTCAACGCAAAACCTGCTCAAGGACCCTCCCTTCACCAAGATCGACATCATCTCCTGTCGCAATCTTCTGATCTATTTCAACGATCAGGCGCAGCGCAAGGTCCTCTCGCTGTTCCATTTCTCCCTGCGAAAGAACGGCTATCTGTTTCTCGGGTCAAGCGAGACGGTAGGCAATCTTGACATGGAATTCAGTACTCTGGACAAGCGCTGGCGGATCTTCCAGAAGAAGCGCAACACGCGCCTGCATGAGCAGTCCTTTCTGCTGCCGACCGCTACCAGCGTCCAGGACGATGCCGCAGACGGGCTGTCCCTCAGGGACACTCGATCCCATAGCCTTGAAGCAACGCGGAAGGAACGCCTCGCCCGGCAGGCGCTTTATGGCGCCTACGACCGGCTTCTGGAACGCTATGCGCCAACGGGCTTCCTGATCAGCGAACAGGGCGAACTTGTCCATGTATTCGGACATGCCGAGAAATTCCTTCATGTTCGCAAGGGCCTGTTCAGCAACCGCCTTTCTGACATGGTTGTCAAGGACCTGAGGCTGGTGATCAACGCAGGGATTGAACGCGCCCTGTCCATCGGCCATGAGGTGGAGTTCGAACGGGCCGTACAGATTGAAGGCCTCAGTGGCCACAAGATCCGCCTGACCGTCCGTATTTCCAAGATCATGGATATCGCAATCCGTAGCACCTTCCTGCTCATCATCCTCGAAGAACGAGAAGAGAGATTTCCGGATCAGGAAATCATGTCCTACATCTCGCCAGCCCCCGAAGCCGACATGGTCTATGCCCAGCGGATCCGTGAGCTGGAAAACGAGTTGAAATCCACCGAGGAAAGCCTCCAGACAACCATCGAGGAGCTGGAAACCAGCAACGAGGAACTCCAGGCCACCAACGAGGAACTGACCGCCTCCAACGAAGAGCTTCAGAGCACCAACGAGGAACTCCATTCGGTCAACGAGGAGCTCTATACCGTCAGCGCCGAGCATCAACGCAAGATCGTTGAATTGACCGAGCTGACCGACGACATGGAAAACCTGCTGCTCAGCACCGAAATCGGCACGATCTTCGTCGACAAGGCGGCACGGATCAGGCGCTTCACTCCAGCCTCGACCAAAGCCTTCAATCTGGTCCCCCATGATATTGGTCGCCCGATCAGCCACGTCACCTGCCGCTTCAATGGCGAAGGCTTTTACGATGACATTCTGGACACGATCAAGAACGGCAGACAGCGCAGTCTCGAAGTGGAGTGCGACGGCGTAGCCCATCTCATCACCGTGCTCCCCTACAGGACAGAGCAGGAGCAGGTCAGTGGTGCGGTGATCACCATTTTCGAGATCAACGACCTCAAACGAGCAAAGGAGCAAGCAAACAAGGAGCGGGAATTCTACAAGGCGGTCGTTGATTTGCAGAGCGACCTGGTCTGCCGTTTCAAGCCCGACTATGCCATCACCTTCGCCAACACCGCTTTCATGTCCTTCTTCAACATCGAGCCGGGAACGATCACCCGGACCTTCTTTCATGACCTGTTCGTTGGCTCCCAGAGGGAAGACCTTTTGCAGGCCATCAGGGAACTTGAGAAGCAAGGCAAGACCGAATGGAACTGTGAGCTGCCCGGCAGCACCAACAGGTGGCTTTTGTGCCAGTTCAGTCTGGTCAGAGACGAAGCGGACCATACGGTCGAAATACAGACCGTCATTCACAACGTGACCGAGAGCGTTGAACGCGAAAAGATGATGGTCGACTTCAACCACATCGCCGCTGACAGCAGCCTTGATCTCGATGACAAGATCAGGCTCATCCTGAAGCGCGTGTCCGAGGTCTCCCATCTTCCTGCTGCCCTAAAGTTGAGCTTTTCGAACCAGCAGTTCATCGTCAAGCAGATGATCGGACTTGACGACACCGACATTGCCCTGCGTCAGGCCTTCGGCACGCCTTGCACCGAATGCGGCAATCTGCTCGGCGAGGGTGCGGTGATGTCCTGTAGCGGAAACCTGATGGACTGTGTCAAGGACAACGCGCAGATCCTCAGGACCTATGGCTATGTATCGATCATCGGCTCACCGATCATCAGCAACAATGCCACCATCGGAGCGATCATGTTTGCCTCCAGATATCCGGTCAGCAAGTTTCATCTGGAAACCTACCAGCCCATCATCGACAGGATTTCCGACTGGATCGGCTATGAACTGTTTCGCAGGGATCAGCAGGAAAAGCTCGAGCTGCTCAACAATCTGTTCATGGAGGAGGAAGAACGCTTCCGCAAGCTCTACATGGAGACCCCGGTCATCATGCACTCCCTCGACAAGGACGGCACCATCGTTGAGGCCAATCAGAAGTGGCTGACCTCGCTTGGCTACGAGCGCGAGGAAGTCATCGGCCATCACTGGGAAGAATTCATGACCGAAGCGTCAACCCGCTACGCCTATGAGGTCGTCATCCCCGAGGCGACCAGAAACAAGCAGGCTGACAACATCCTGTTCCAGATGCGCAAGAAGAACGGTGATGTCATAGATGTCGAAATGTCCACCGTCATTGTTGCCGACAACAAGGGCATCGAGCAGACGCGCACCGTTCTGGTCGATGTATCCGGCAGGATAAGGGCGGAAAAGGAGCTGGAGGCCCACAATCAGGAACTGAAGATCATCAACGACAATCTCAACCAGTTCACCCATATCATCAGCCATGATCTGGCCGGCCCCTTGCGGGCCATTCAGCACACGGCGACATGGATCGAGGAAGATCTGGAGGCCAGCGCCAAGGACGAGATTCAGGAGCATATCGATCGGCTGAAATTCCAGATATCGCATCTTGGCAGCCTGATATCGGATCTCTCCGACTATTCCAAGGCCGGATCCAATCTGCAGGAGGCCGAAGAGCTCGATCTGGCAACCAGCCTCAGGAACATGTTCGCAATCATCGACAAAAACCGGGATATCTCGATGGAGGTGGATCTGCTGGTCGACACCATCCATACCTTCCGGGCGCCCCTGATGCTGGTGTTCCGCAATCTGGTCGAAAACGCGATCAAATACCACGACAAGGATCATGGCACCGTCCGGATCACTCAGGAGGATCTCGGAAAGACATGGCGCTTTGCGGTGATCGACGACGGCCCCGGAATTGACCCGCGACATCACAGCAAGATCCTGCTGCCGTTCAGAAAGCTGGAACGCAAGGACAAGATCCCCGGCAACGGCATGGGGCTGGCGCTGGTCAAGAAGGCAATCGAATCCCTCGGCGGCACCTTCACCATCATCTCTGACCCGGCAAGGCAGCCCGGCACCACCTTCCGCTTCACCTGGCCAAAGAAATCGGCGGTTAGCTGA
- a CDS encoding response regulator has protein sequence MKANEESETTLLLVEDDQADVFLVKRALSKHGGAIRVQVARDGMEALEMLRRGEVPRPYVILSDLNMPGMSGYEFLDEIRSDKDLCDSIIFVISSSDLPEDVTLAYQHFASGYIVKEMDPPRMMRSMNLLFDFCEIIRLPG, from the coding sequence TTGAAAGCCAATGAAGAGAGCGAAACCACGCTGCTGCTGGTGGAAGATGATCAGGCCGACGTGTTTCTGGTCAAGCGGGCGCTGTCCAAGCATGGAGGTGCGATCCGGGTTCAGGTGGCGCGCGATGGCATGGAGGCGCTGGAGATGTTGCGCAGGGGAGAGGTGCCCCGGCCTTATGTGATCTTGTCCGATCTCAACATGCCGGGCATGTCCGGTTATGAATTTCTCGACGAAATCCGCTCTGACAAGGACCTCTGCGACAGCATCATCTTTGTCATCTCCAGTTCCGATCTTCCCGAGGACGTGACCCTTGCCTATCAGCATTTCGCCTCTGGCTATATCGTCAAGGAAATGGATCCTCCCAGGATGATGCGCTCCATGAACCTGCTGTTTGATTTCTGCGAAATCATCCGGCTGCCCGGCTAG
- a CDS encoding ATP-binding protein: MHLDGLERGSETSPESLPEDFSLELLHEQSLPPERHLQVLVIEDDEADFLITRKSLRYLDSYNVDIDWATSVSDAVIKARSKHYDLVLVDFWLGMETGVPAINAFGGGAPGTIVILLTGMPGEDVQKIALKAGARHCINKSQLTPVLLEATIRSARHTQRLEQQLQQTIANLKKANEAKDRFYAHMGHDLRTPLNAILGYSEMILGNSLGLDVPDQYQAFASKIHAGGLHLLEVINNLMLQNGNALESIRKQVEEIRLDDVVGKAFELVQFFAADKGIELAVNGAGRPVHARCHRSLMTQALVNLLSNAIKYTPAGGRVEVSLSVDAQGSVLAVSDNGVGMSAADIELARKPYGRVDLPPELAQEGTGLGLPIVERILSGHGGHVDIDSEPGKGTRVSLHLPGLSSKDVASGMNREVTRFESQ; this comes from the coding sequence ATGCACCTAGATGGATTGGAGCGGGGAAGCGAAACATCGCCTGAAAGCCTGCCGGAAGACTTTTCACTGGAGCTATTGCACGAACAGTCCCTGCCGCCGGAGAGGCATCTTCAGGTTCTGGTTATCGAGGATGACGAAGCTGATTTCCTCATCACCCGAAAATCTCTTCGTTATCTTGACAGCTATAACGTCGACATAGATTGGGCCACTTCGGTGTCCGATGCGGTCATCAAGGCCAGAAGCAAGCATTATGACTTGGTTCTGGTGGATTTCTGGCTTGGCATGGAAACCGGCGTGCCGGCGATCAATGCCTTCGGGGGTGGGGCACCCGGTACCATCGTCATTTTGCTGACAGGGATGCCCGGGGAGGATGTGCAGAAAATTGCGCTCAAGGCGGGAGCTCGCCATTGCATCAACAAGAGCCAACTGACGCCCGTCCTGCTGGAGGCGACCATAAGAAGCGCCCGCCACACCCAGCGGCTGGAACAGCAGTTGCAGCAGACGATCGCCAATCTCAAGAAGGCCAACGAAGCCAAGGATCGCTTCTATGCGCATATGGGACACGATCTCAGGACGCCTCTCAATGCCATTCTGGGCTATTCGGAAATGATCCTGGGCAACAGTCTCGGCCTTGATGTGCCCGATCAGTATCAGGCTTTTGCCAGCAAGATCCACGCCGGTGGCCTGCATCTTCTGGAGGTCATCAACAATCTGATGCTGCAGAATGGCAACGCCCTTGAGTCCATCAGGAAACAGGTTGAAGAGATCAGGCTGGACGACGTTGTTGGCAAGGCGTTTGAGCTTGTGCAGTTCTTCGCCGCCGACAAGGGTATCGAATTGGCCGTGAATGGTGCAGGCCGCCCCGTCCATGCGCGGTGCCATCGCTCGCTGATGACGCAGGCGCTCGTCAATCTCCTGTCCAACGCCATCAAATACACGCCTGCTGGCGGCAGGGTGGAGGTTTCGCTTTCCGTCGATGCGCAGGGGAGTGTCCTTGCTGTCAGCGACAACGGGGTGGGGATGTCGGCGGCGGACATCGAGCTTGCTCGCAAGCCTTATGGGCGTGTCGATCTGCCGCCCGAACTGGCACAGGAAGGAACCGGGCTGGGGCTGCCGATTGTGGAACGCATCCTTTCGGGGCATGGTGGGCATGTCGATATTGACAGCGAGCCCGGCAAGGGTACCCGCGTGAGCCTGCATCTGCCCGGATTGTCTTCAAAGGATGTCGCCAGCGGCATGAATAGAGAAGTGACCAGATTTGAAAGCCAATGA
- a CDS encoding HutD family protein yields the protein MREGAQSASAWHSEELSMKLLSAAGHRCMPWKNGKGETVEIAISPEGAALSEFDWRLSMASVTEPGPFSPFPGIARVLAIVSGGGLQLILSGREVRVERHGQAIAFSGTEMVTSVPFEGPVRDLNLMVREDRYLAAIERLSGEYEQTLAVAEGITFIVALSSCHVTDENTVYRLDPLDALRLDPGDPQVRLDGSGGRYEILVARIIETSSPMAGLPETN from the coding sequence ATGCGCGAAGGAGCACAATCTGCGTCTGCATGGCATTCTGAGGAACTGAGCATGAAGCTGCTTTCTGCCGCAGGGCATCGGTGCATGCCGTGGAAGAACGGCAAGGGAGAGACGGTGGAAATCGCCATCTCCCCGGAAGGTGCCGCGCTTTCCGAGTTCGACTGGCGGCTTTCCATGGCATCCGTCACCGAGCCGGGGCCTTTTTCACCCTTTCCGGGCATCGCGCGTGTGCTTGCCATCGTATCTGGCGGTGGCTTGCAGCTCATCCTCTCCGGGCGTGAGGTCCGGGTGGAGCGGCATGGCCAGGCCATTGCCTTCTCGGGGACAGAGATGGTCACCAGCGTTCCTTTCGAAGGACCTGTTCGCGATCTGAACCTGATGGTGCGCGAAGACCGTTATCTGGCCGCTATCGAGCGTTTGTCGGGCGAGTATGAACAAACTCTGGCAGTTGCTGAAGGTATCACCTTCATTGTCGCCCTCTCATCCTGCCATGTCACCGATGAAAACACGGTCTACCGACTTGACCCCCTGGATGCCCTGCGTCTGGACCCAGGCGATCCGCAAGTGAGGCTCGATGGGAGCGGGGGGCGCTACGAAATCCTTGTGGCCCGGATCATTGAGACATCTTCGCCGATGGCGGGTTTGCCAGAGACAAACTGA
- a CDS encoding YqaA family protein: protein MLRKLYDWTMGLASSRRATWALAGVSFVESSVFPIPPDTLLVPMVIAKKEKAWFYGAICTIASVVGGLLGYTIGALLFTQVAEPILAFYGYADKFASFTARYNDWGVWIVLIAGLTPFPYKVITIASGATGLSLPVFMAASIVARGLRFFVLAALLYWLGPPIRDFIERRLGLVFTLMMLLLVGGFAAVKYLL from the coding sequence ATGCTTCGCAAACTCTATGACTGGACAATGGGGCTGGCCAGCAGCCGCCGCGCCACTTGGGCCCTGGCCGGTGTTTCCTTTGTCGAAAGCTCGGTTTTCCCGATCCCGCCAGATACCCTGCTGGTGCCGATGGTCATCGCCAAAAAGGAAAAGGCCTGGTTCTATGGCGCCATCTGCACCATCGCCTCGGTGGTTGGCGGGTTGTTGGGCTACACCATTGGCGCGCTGCTGTTCACACAAGTCGCCGAGCCCATCCTTGCCTTTTACGGCTATGCCGACAAGTTCGCCTCGTTCACCGCGCGCTACAATGACTGGGGTGTCTGGATCGTTCTCATCGCAGGCCTGACCCCGTTCCCCTACAAGGTGATCACCATCGCCTCTGGCGCAACGGGCCTGTCGCTGCCGGTTTTCATGGCCGCATCCATTGTAGCCCGTGGTCTGCGCTTCTTCGTGTTGGCCGCCCTGCTCTACTGGCTTGGGCCTCCCATTCGCGATTTCATCGAAAGGCGCCTTGGCCTCGTATTCACCCTGATGATGCTTCTGCTGGTCGGAGGGTTTGCCGCAGTCAAATATCTGTTGTAG
- a CDS encoding disulfide bond formation protein B, whose translation MKLTAPIGKPQALAATLLVLGALFISACSLGFEHIGGYQPCQLCYIQRHVHYSLIPLTLATLLLVWRNLPPVVIRLAFIVLAGVLLYGASVGVYQAGAEWEFWLGPNDCANTVPITKDASNLLAQLRTTKLVSCDVAQLRILGLSFGGWNAVLSSIEVIIALCGAFLSKNALAPLFTRLPFLGTWMQAIHKDRD comes from the coding sequence ATGAAACTGACAGCCCCGATCGGCAAACCGCAAGCTCTGGCAGCGACACTTCTTGTTCTGGGAGCCCTCTTCATTTCTGCCTGTTCGCTGGGCTTTGAGCATATCGGCGGCTACCAGCCCTGCCAGCTATGCTATATCCAGCGTCATGTGCATTATTCCCTGATCCCGCTCACACTGGCCACCCTGCTGCTGGTCTGGCGCAATCTGCCGCCGGTTGTCATTCGTCTGGCCTTTATCGTGCTGGCTGGGGTTCTGCTCTATGGCGCGAGCGTAGGCGTCTATCAGGCCGGGGCCGAATGGGAGTTCTGGCTTGGCCCGAATGATTGTGCCAACACCGTACCGATCACCAAGGATGCTTCCAACCTTCTGGCACAGTTGCGCACCACCAAGCTCGTGAGCTGCGACGTGGCCCAGTTGCGCATCCTCGGCCTGTCGTTCGGCGGTTGGAATGCGGTTCTGTCCTCCATCGAGGTGATCATTGCGCTCTGCGGTGCCTTCCTGTCCAAGAACGCGCTGGCCCCGCTGTTCACCCGTCTGCCTTTCCTTGGCACCTGGATGCAGGCCATCCACAAGGACCGTGACTGA
- a CDS encoding DNA-3-methyladenine glycosylase 2 family protein — translation MTCLHSQKDLDASLARLVALDPRLAGLVSPCGAIALRRQPAGLEGLLQIILAQQVSVASARAIWQKFTDRFPRCDTRLLMEASEEDLRACTLSRPKIRTVMRIMAAIRDGFDLDGLADDEPEVIRRTLIALHGVGPWTADVYLLFCLGRADVFPAGDLALQVAVADALGLDGRPSEKQLAAMAEELWAPERGAAAHLFWAHYRVIKKGREGIL, via the coding sequence TTGACCTGTTTGCATAGCCAGAAAGACCTTGATGCCTCGCTCGCGCGGCTCGTTGCGCTCGACCCGCGCCTTGCCGGACTGGTATCCCCTTGCGGGGCGATTGCCTTGCGGCGGCAGCCGGCAGGGCTCGAGGGGCTGTTGCAAATCATTCTGGCGCAGCAGGTCTCTGTGGCATCGGCGCGGGCCATCTGGCAGAAATTCACCGACCGGTTCCCGCGCTGCGATACCCGTCTGCTGATGGAGGCCAGTGAAGAGGACTTGCGTGCCTGCACCCTTTCCCGCCCGAAGATCCGCACAGTGATGCGGATCATGGCTGCGATCAGGGACGGATTTGATCTTGATGGCCTGGCTGATGATGAGCCGGAGGTAATCCGCCGCACCCTCATTGCGCTGCATGGTGTTGGCCCGTGGACTGCTGATGTCTATCTGCTGTTCTGTCTGGGGCGGGCCGATGTGTTTCCTGCTGGCGACCTTGCCCTGCAGGTGGCTGTTGCCGATGCTCTGGGGCTTGATGGTCGTCCTTCAGAAAAGCAGCTGGCCGCGATGGCCGAGGAGTTATGGGCACCGGAACGTGGCGCGGCGGCGCATCTGTTCTGGGCGCACTATCGCGTGATCAAAAAAGGGCGCGAAGGCATTCTCTAG
- the gluQRS gene encoding tRNA glutamyl-Q(34) synthetase GluQRS has product MQPTFRFAPSPNGALHLGHALSALLNFEAARRTGGRFLLRIEDIDTVRCTDDKVAQMLDDLDWLGIRWEEPVMRQSGRFAVYAGQLEALKQQGLAYPSTASRKDIQTAVTDWQNQTGKDWPRDPDGAFLYPRGMLSAKESDEGDVAWRLDMQKARQQHTVALVWQENGPLSPFYPHCASIDAMPEVWGDVILARKDCPTSYHLSVVIDDATQGITHIVRGQDLYAATSLHRLLQTMLGLPAPVYHHHRLLTDIGGQKLSKSRQSLSLKALRQDGVTASEIRSLIRWSDADLEAFAAKEPAAIDP; this is encoded by the coding sequence ATGCAACCGACCTTTCGCTTTGCCCCCAGCCCCAATGGCGCCCTGCATCTGGGTCATGCCCTGTCAGCCCTCCTCAATTTTGAGGCGGCACGACGGACCGGTGGCCGCTTCCTGCTGCGCATCGAGGATATCGACACCGTCCGCTGCACCGATGACAAGGTCGCGCAGATGCTGGATGATCTTGACTGGCTCGGCATCCGCTGGGAAGAACCGGTCATGCGGCAATCAGGCCGCTTTGCCGTTTATGCCGGACAGCTTGAAGCCCTGAAGCAGCAGGGGCTGGCCTATCCTTCAACCGCGAGCCGCAAGGACATCCAAACCGCCGTTACCGACTGGCAGAACCAAACCGGCAAGGACTGGCCCCGCGATCCGGACGGCGCATTTCTCTATCCACGCGGGATGCTGTCGGCAAAGGAAAGCGATGAGGGCGACGTGGCATGGCGGCTCGACATGCAGAAAGCCCGGCAACAGCACACCGTTGCCCTCGTCTGGCAGGAGAACGGCCCGCTCTCGCCGTTTTATCCGCATTGCGCCAGCATCGACGCCATGCCGGAGGTCTGGGGCGATGTCATTCTGGCGCGCAAGGACTGCCCGACCAGCTACCATCTGTCGGTGGTAATCGATGATGCCACCCAAGGGATCACGCACATTGTTCGTGGTCAGGATCTTTACGCGGCGACCAGCCTGCACCGTCTGTTGCAGACCATGTTGGGCCTGCCCGCGCCGGTCTATCATCATCACAGGCTGTTGACCGATATCGGCGGGCAGAAACTGTCCAAATCCCGACAGAGCCTGAGCCTCAAGGCACTAAGGCAGGACGGCGTCACCGCAAGTGAAATCAGAAGCCTGATCCGCTGGAGCGACGCCGATCTTGAAGCCTTCGCAGCGAAAGAACCCGCCGCTATTGACCCATGA
- a CDS encoding AEC family transporter — protein MLDIFNIVFPIFALIAIGYGLIFSGLIPREAGAALSKFVFTVPLPLTMFRSLATANLSDQAPWSLWGAFFICLFLMFGLGMLVTRTLFGREGSVLAVAGISAGFSNLVLLGIPVISAVFGQDKLVPLVMLLTVHLPTMTLLSSIMVEIYAREPGQPLNFGAILLKVGKGLMRNAIIIGILVGGVWGFLGLPIPHLASAVIDRIVPITVPLALMAMGMSMREYGLQGDILNGLALAVIKTVAFPAMFYLVTATILPLPSDWIAVILLGAASPTGVNAYLLASHFGVGHRLSANAISLSVLVSLVTLPFWISVAHSIMGQ, from the coding sequence ATGCTCGATATTTTTAATATTGTCTTTCCCATCTTTGCCCTGATCGCCATTGGCTATGGACTGATCTTCTCCGGGCTTATCCCGCGGGAGGCGGGTGCGGCCCTGTCGAAGTTCGTCTTTACCGTGCCGCTGCCATTGACCATGTTCCGGTCGCTGGCTACCGCCAATCTTTCAGATCAGGCCCCATGGTCCCTGTGGGGGGCCTTTTTCATCTGCCTGTTTCTCATGTTCGGTCTTGGCATGCTGGTGACGCGCACCCTTTTTGGGAGGGAAGGGAGCGTGTTGGCGGTCGCGGGGATTTCGGCAGGCTTTTCCAACCTGGTGCTGTTGGGCATTCCGGTCATTTCGGCGGTGTTCGGGCAGGACAAGCTCGTGCCACTCGTCATGCTGCTGACCGTCCATCTGCCTACCATGACGTTGCTCAGCTCGATCATGGTCGAGATCTACGCCCGCGAGCCGGGGCAGCCGCTCAACTTCGGAGCCATCCTGCTGAAGGTTGGCAAGGGGTTGATGCGCAACGCCATCATCATTGGTATTCTGGTTGGCGGGGTCTGGGGCTTCCTTGGTCTGCCGATCCCGCATCTGGCGTCTGCGGTCATCGACCGGATTGTGCCGATCACCGTGCCGCTGGCTCTGATGGCCATGGGCATGAGCATGCGGGAGTACGGGTTGCAGGGCGACATTCTCAATGGTCTGGCACTGGCGGTCATCAAGACGGTTGCCTTTCCGGCGATGTTCTATCTCGTCACGGCCACCATCCTGCCCCTGCCCAGTGACTGGATCGCCGTGATCCTTCTGGGGGCTGCCAGCCCGACGGGCGTCAATGCCTATCTGCTGGCCAGCCATTTCGGCGTCGGGCACCGGCTGTCAGCCAACGCGATCTCCCTTTCGGTGCTGGTCTCTCTGGTGACGCTGCCGTTCTGGATCTCGGTGGCCCATTCGATCATGGGTCAATAG